The following are encoded together in the Chaetodon auriga isolate fChaAug3 chromosome 6, fChaAug3.hap1, whole genome shotgun sequence genome:
- the adck2 gene encoding putative aarF domain-containing protein kinase 2 isoform X1 yields the protein MTMLAFGARAVLLSLRYTVQRAGSYTRTRLIQNSRTYFVKRRQILTQIPKVTLLCLGAVNASSCAAKCQEAILPPRTAARKSLAKVQVHKIVFFLRLTLRALVLLLKFGPLLLLSPLAMMSSRWASCWLDALLWVTETSGPTYIKLGQWASTRRDIFPQEFCERFSRLHVKVRPHSWAHTKLCLRRAFGEGWSRVLKFESKEPVGSGCVAQVYRGWANADQVEDPAFQSLVEEMEKEDLLEAWEIPGLGGVVSSLWQLWKGRREEEGYEERNDPKSSAETGHLIPVAIKVIHPGIRRQVEMDLLLMKAGSWLLHYLPGFKWLSLCEIVEEFEKLMTKQIDLRFEAKNIERFRNNFRDVDYVKFPTPLRPFVTSTILVETFEESQPISNFLSADVPLKVKQRIARMGLDTMLKMVFLDNFVHGDLHPGNILVQSCGPLPGDTDSTGISGEAHGKTTLTDLWDTVVVSVRPDPCPLQLVLLDAGIVAQLSDHDLANLKAVFTAVVLHRGDRVAELILHHARANECKDVPQFKKEMAQLVDHALSNPVSLGKIQVGDLLSRVFGLLIKHKVKLESNFASVVFAIMVLEGLGRSLDPNLDILDLAKPLLLKNCASQL from the exons ATGACCATGTTGGCCTTTGGAGCAAGAGCAGTCCTCCTCAGCCTGAGGTACACTGTCCAGAGAGCCGGCTCCTATACCAGAACCAGACTCATCCAGAACTCCCGGACATATTTTGTTAAAAGACGCCAGATTTTAACCCAGATACCCAAGGTTACATTGCTATGTTTGGGTGCAGTGAATGCGTCATCCTGTGCAGCCAAATGCCAGGAAGCAATTCTCCCACCCCGAACCGCTGCGAGAAAGTCTCTAGCAAAAGTCCAAGTGCacaaaattgtgtttttcctccgCCTCACCCTTCGTGCATTGGTGCTGCTCCTCAAATTTGgccccctgctcctcctctcccccttgGCTATGATGTCCTCTCGCTGGGCGTCCTGCTGGCTGGATGCTCTTCTGTGGGTAACTGAAACATCTGGGCCCACTTACATCAAGCTGGGTCAGTGGGCCAGCACCAGGCGAGACATCTTCCCTCAGGAGTTCTGCGAACGCTTCTCCAGGCTCCACGTCAAGGTACGCCCCCACTCCTGGGCCCACACCAAGCTGTGTCTCCGGAGGGCTTTCGGGGAGGGCTGGAGCAGGGTATTGAAGTTTGAGAGCAAAGAGCCGGTGGGTTCGGGATGCGTGGCCCAGGTGTACAGAGGCTGGGCGAACGCGGACCAGGTGGAGGACCCAGCCTTCCAGTCgctggtggaggagatggagaaagaagaCTTGTTGGAAGCTTGGGAGATCCCTGGTCTGGGAGGAGTGGTCAGCTCCCTGTGGCAGCTgtggaaggggaggagggaggaggaaggctATGAGGAGAGGAATGACCCAAAGAGCAGTGCAGAGACGGGGCATCTGATACCTGTGGCTATCAAG GTGATCCATCCAGGCATCAGGAGGCAGGTGGAAATGgacctgctgctgatgaaagcAGGCAGTTGGCTCCTGCACTACCTGCCCGGATTCAAGTGGCTCAGTCTATGTGAGATCGTGGAGGAGTTTGAGAAGCTCATGACCAAACAG attgaTCTCCGTTTTGAGGCCAAGAACATTGAGCGTTTCCGGAATAATTTCCGCGACGTGGATTATGTCAAGTTCCCAACTCCGTTACGACCATTCGTCACCAGTACAATTTTAGTGGAGACGTTTGAA GAGAGTCAGCCCATATCCAACTTCCTGAGCGCCGACGTTCCTCTGAAGGTGAAGCAGAGAATAGCCAGGATGGGACTAGACACCATGCTGAAGATG GTTTTTTTGGACAACTTTGTGCACGGGGATCTCCACCCCGGGAACATTCTGGTCCAGAGTTGTGGGCCTCTTCCTGGCGACACTGACAGTACTGGTATCTCAGGGGAGGCCCATGGTAAGACCACCCTCACTGACTTGTGGGACACGGTGGTGGTCAGCGTCAGGCCAGACCCGTGTCCTCTccagctggtgctgctggatgCTGGCATCGTAGCCCAGCTCAGCGACCACGATCTTGCCAACTTGAAGGCGGTCTTCACGGCTGTGGTGCTGCATCGG GGTGACCGAGTGGCAGAGCTGATCCTTCATCACGCTCGGGCCAATGAGTGCAAAGACGTGCCGCAGTTTAAGAAGGAGATGGCCCAGCTGGTGGACCATGCCCTCAGCAACCCCGTCTCTCTGGGAAAG ATCCAAGTGGGTGACCTGCTCTCCAGAGTCTTTGGTCTCCTCATCAAACACAAG GTGAAGCTGGAGAGTAATTTCGCCTCCGTTGTGTTTGCCATCATGGTGCTGGAGGGCCTGGGCAGGTCACTCGATCCAAACTTGGACATCCTGGATTTGGCCAAACCCCTGCTGCTAAAGAACTGTGCCtcacagctctga
- the adck2 gene encoding putative aarF domain-containing protein kinase 2 isoform X2, whose amino-acid sequence MTMLAFGARAVLLSLRYTVQRAGSYTRTRLIQNSRTYFVKRRQILTQIPKVTLLCLGAVNASSCAAKCQEAILPPRTAARKSLAKVQVHKIVFFLRLTLRALVLLLKFGPLLLLSPLAMMSSRWASCWLDALLWVTETSGPTYIKLGQWASTRRDIFPQEFCERFSRLHVKVRPHSWAHTKLCLRRAFGEGWSRVLKFESKEPVGSGCVAQVYRGWANADQVEDPAFQSLVEEMEKEDLLEAWEIPGLGGVVSSLWQLWKGRREEEGYEERNDPKSSAETGHLIPVAIKVIHPGIRRQVEMDLLLMKAGSWLLHYLPGFKWLSLCEIVEEFEKLMTKQIDLRFEAKNIERFRNNFRDVDYVKFPTPLRPFVTSTILVETFEESQPISNFLSADVPLKVKQRIARMGLDTMLKMVFLDNFVHGDLHPGNILVQSCGPLPGDTDSTGISGEAHGKTTLTDLWDTVVVSVRPDPCPLQLVLLDAGIVAQLSDHDLANLKAVFTAVVLHRGDRVAELILHHARANECKDVPQFKKEMAQLVDHALSNPVSLGKIQVGDLLSRVFGLLIKHKVKLESNFASVVFAIMVLEGLGRSLDPNLDILDLAKPLLLKNCASQL is encoded by the exons ATGACCATGTTGGCCTTTGGAGCAAGAGCAGTCCTCCTCAGCCTGAGGTACACTGTCCAGAGAGCCGGCTCCTATACCAGAACCAGACTCATCCAGAACTCCCGGACATATTTTGTTAAAAGACGCCAGATTTTAACCCAGATACCCAAGGTTACATTGCTATGTTTGGGTGCAGTGAATGCGTCATCCTGTGCAGCCAAATGCCAGGAAGCAATTCTCCCACCCCGAACCGCTGCGAGAAAGTCTCTAGCAAAAGTCCAAGTGCacaaaattgtgtttttcctccgCCTCACCCTTCGTGCATTGGTGCTGCTCCTCAAATTTGgccccctgctcctcctctcccccttgGCTATGATGTCCTCTCGCTGGGCGTCCTGCTGGCTGGATGCTCTTCTGTGGGTAACTGAAACATCTGGGCCCACTTACATCAAGCTGGGTCAGTGGGCCAGCACCAGGCGAGACATCTTCCCTCAGGAGTTCTGCGAACGCTTCTCCAGGCTCCACGTCAAGGTACGCCCCCACTCCTGGGCCCACACCAAGCTGTGTCTCCGGAGGGCTTTCGGGGAGGGCTGGAGCAGGGTATTGAAGTTTGAGAGCAAAGAGCCGGTGGGTTCGGGATGCGTGGCCCAGGTGTACAGAGGCTGGGCGAACGCGGACCAGGTGGAGGACCCAGCCTTCCAGTCgctggtggaggagatggagaaagaagaCTTGTTGGAAGCTTGGGAGATCCCTGGTCTGGGAGGAGTGGTCAGCTCCCTGTGGCAGCTgtggaaggggaggagggaggaggaaggctATGAGGAGAGGAATGACCCAAAGAGCAGTGCAGAGACGGGGCATCTGATACCTGTGGCTATCAAG GTGATCCATCCAGGCATCAGGAGGCAGGTGGAAATGgacctgctgctgatgaaagcAGGCAGTTGGCTCCTGCACTACCTGCCCGGATTCAAGTGGCTCAGTCTATGTGAGATCGTGGAGGAGTTTGAGAAGCTCATGACCAAACAG attgaTCTCCGTTTTGAGGCCAAGAACATTGAGCGTTTCCGGAATAATTTCCGCGACGTGGATTATGTCAAGTTCCCAACTCCGTTACGACCATTCGTCACCAGTACAATTTTAGTGGAGACGTTTGAA GAGAGTCAGCCCATATCCAACTTCCTGAGCGCCGACGTTCCTCTGAAGGTGAAGCAGAGAATAGCCAGGATGGGACTAGACACCATGCTGAAGATG GTTTTTTTGGACAACTTTGTGCACGGGGATCTCCACCCCGGGAACATTCTGGTCCAGAGTTGTGGGCCTCTTCCTGGCGACACTGACAGTACTGGTATCTCAGGGGAGGCCCATGGTAAGACCACCCTCACTGACTTGTGGGACACGGTGGTGGTCAGCGTCAGGCCAGACCCGTGTCCTCTccagctggtgctgctggatgCTGGCATCGTAGCCCAGCTCAGCGACCACGATCTTGCCAACTTGAAGGCGGTCTTCACGGCTGTGGTGCTGCATCGG GGTGACCGAGTGGCAGAGCTGATCCTTCATCACGCTCGGGCCAATGAGTGCAAAGACGTGCCGCAGTTTAAGAAGGAGATGGCCCAGCTGGTGGACCATGCCCTCAGCAACCCCGTCTCTCTGGGAAAG ATCCAAGTGGGTGACCTGCTCTCCAGAGTCTTTGGTCTCCTCATCAAACACAAG GTGAAGCTGGAGAGTAATTTCGCCTCCGTTGTGTTTGCCATCATGGTGCTGGAGGGCCTGGGCAGGTCACTCGATCCAAACTTGGACATCCTGGATTTGGCCAAACCCCTGCTGCTAAAGAACTGTGCCtcacagctctg a